A stretch of DNA from Triticum dicoccoides isolate Atlit2015 ecotype Zavitan chromosome 2A, WEW_v2.0, whole genome shotgun sequence:
GTGAGGACAGCTCCGGAACGGTGTACAAGGGCCGTCTCCACGACGGCCAGGAGGTGGCCGTCAAGAGCCTGAAGAACCACGGGAGTCAACGAGAGGGTGCGTTCGTGGCGGAGATCGAGATCCTCCGAAACCTCCGTCACAACCACATCGTgcgcctggtgggctggtgcacggaGGATGACGAACGCATGTTCGTCTACCAATACCAGCACACGAGCAACGGCACGCTCAGGGATCACCTGACGCCGGGCGGAAGCGGCGGCTCTGNNNNNNNNNNNNNNNNNNNNNNNNNNNNNNNNNNNNNNNNNNNNNNNNNNNNNNNNNNNNNNNNNNNNNNNNNNNNNNNNNNNNNNNNNNNNNNNNNNNNNNNNNNNNNNNNNNNNNNNNNNNNNNNNNNNNNNNNNNNNNNNNNNNNNNNNNNNNNNNNNNNNNNNNNNNNNNNNNNNNNNNNNNNNNNNNNNNNNNNNNNNNNNNNNNNNNNNNNNNNNNNNNNNNNNNNNNNNNNNNNNNNNNNNNNNNNNNNNNNNNNNNNNNNNNNNNNNNNNNNNNNNNNNNNNNNNNNNNNNNNNNNNNNNNNNNNNNNNNNNNNNNNNNNNNNNNNNNNNNNNNNNNNNNNNNNNNNNNNNNNNNNNNNNNNNNNNNNNNNNNNNNNNNNNNNNNNNNNNNNNNNNNNNNNNNNNNNNNNNNNNNNNNNNNNNNNNNNNNNNNNNNNNNNNNNNNNNNNNNNNNNNNNNNNNNNNNNNNNNNNNNNNNNNNNNNNNNNNNNNNNNNNNNCATGTACGTATAAAGGTATAGTAGCCCATCGGCCCATAGCTCTTGTTGAAAAGAAAGTAGCCTAGCAAGGGATGGCAGGTAATAATAGTGTACGCACGTAAATCACGTCAATCAAATCGCGAGGGAAAAAAGATCAGCGTACGCACGTAAATCACGTCGTCCCCGTCCTCTTTCCTTCTTTTTTTGGCACAGTACCGATCTCTTTCCTTATTCCTTACGATCGTGAAACATTGTCCTAAAAAAAGACGATCGTGCGCCATGTCCGTGTTCATCCTAAATTTACTATTCTCTGTTCCCTTGTTCCAAACTTCAGATCCCAAGTCGCAGAGGGCTGGTTGGTCTCAAGGCGCTGTACGCAGAGAAGACACAGCACGAACATCGCCTGGCTCCTAAAAATTGACACTGACGGAGTTAGCGCACGCGTACATCGCCGAGCACCTGCCACCAGACATGCACATCACATCATTGCCCCGATCCAATCAATCTGAGGTATATCATATTACTATTCCCGACAATTTCAAGCAAAGTTTCGTGCCATGTGGGAAGAAACAGTTTGATAAAAATAGTTGACCAAGAAGATTCTAGAAGGCGAGAAAAATTTTCATGTTAAATATTTGTTTGTTTTGGTTGATATGAATCACTTCATTGAAGAAAGGGTTTAAAAAACTCATGGTGTGTAAGGATTTATTCGGATTTACTGTGCATGTGATTTTTGCAACAGCTAAAAGAAGCTTTtcaaacttgaaattattgaaagaaCAATTGGCATAAACAATGACCCAATAGAGCGTAAATGGTTAGGCAACATTATGCATGGGGAAGAAGGATGAGATTGACATCGACACAATCATAAGCGTCTTTGCATCAAAGAATGTTAGAAGAAAATTTTAAGATGATAATGTGTATAAGTTATTATATAAATATGGATTTCCGATGTAGTTAAGTATTTATTGGTAACATTTCGTGTAGAATTAAATTAAttattattgttatgatgattatattaaggGGCCCCGAATGTTAccttcgccccgggcccccaaaatctcaggaccggccctgctcTGCGTCGCCGGTGACGTCGTCCTGGAAGGCGCGTCTCCAGGCGCTGCTGGGCGCGGCCGGTGCCATCGACCACCTGCACCGCTTCGCCGTGCCGGGGATCATCCACCGAAACGTCAGCTCCTCGAGCATCCTTCTCGACAAGAGCTGTGTGCCTTGCCTGTCGGACTTCGGCGCGGCGATTTTGCAAGTGCCGACGACGGGCGGCCAGCACGTCGGGGACGTAGTCGGCAAAGTCGGGTACACAGACCCGGAGTACTGCCGCACGAGGTGCGTGAGTCCGGCGAGCGACGTGTACAGCTTCGGCGTGGTGATACTCGAGGTGTTGACTGGCAGGCCGCCTAGCTGGGAGGGGAAGGACCCCAACACCTTGGTTGGCTTTGCCGTCCCGGCCATCGAGAGTAGGAACCTGCGCTCTGTGCTGGACAGGCGCCCGTCGCCGGAGCCGACGCCGAGACAGATGGAGGCGCTGGAGCTCGTCGCGTACACGGCAACACGCTGTCTGTGGCAGCAGGATCGACCCTTCATGGCAAACGTGGTGATCAACCTCCATACGGCGCTCGGGTTCATAGACGGCGATAAGCCTAAGGAACTCCAATGGAGCTAGCGACGACTCGCCAAGAACATATGCGTTAAAACGATGCGGACGAGTTAAACGGACCTCTCGGCCGGCCCGTTTGTTGGGTACATACTAATgtggtgttgtgtgcttatttttttCCCTACAAGTTGTCTAAAATTTTGTGTCGTGTTAAAATcaataaaaaggaaaaaatgtgTTGTGTTTGCTAAGTGCACAAAAATTACATGAATAACCAAGTAGAATGTCGTCTGAGTTCTGACCCGGCCCCAACGAAGGGGCTATGAGAGTTGGTATCCCTAGATTTGTTGGTTCCTTCAGTTCTTGGCAGGTGGTGTGTCTTTTAAAAAGAGCTATATTGACTGTATACTGGTGCAACGACTTTGACGTGTTGTTCTATGACATGGTTCGGTTTCTTCAACACTTGAACTAGTGGTGATAGATTGCAAGCATGTACCGTGTCGGGTGATGTTCAAACTGATGTCGCTTCAACGATTTATAAATCTCGTCTCAAGGACAAATGGCTATTGCGGTGTTCAAAACTTGGTATCGCGAGGACATTTGCCAGTGTCGCTTTGCTTTACTCTTGGTCCAGTATCGCGCGATGGTTTCAGAtttttggagggccgctttgaaggactcgagggctacgctgtaggccggatgactaagagtcatcgcgacaaactctacatcgacgacgcaggctggggccccgaggccggctcaattgagtacgggtaccgggtcccctttggtggcattcacattttcattggcaagatcggtgaaccgggccctgagccggacatctgcaccgacctcgttgagacggctcagcgtgcgcgatccgcccaggttaaaccggccatgaagcgtgccttcgtgggagtcatccatggaggaagttatgaggatggatcggaatctcgcggtgataccgtcgtttgttccgatgaTGACTCATCgatcggagaaaccgaatctctttatcggctacaagacggccggattgggggttgttccgatggcgacagcattccggacccctctgatctgcccaaccgggttggaatattcatggctggcacacaagcaacgcttcattcttcgaccgctgcggcaacaacctccggttcagcagcggcaacggctgccggggcaggaggccctgtgcgcccgccggctcaagttctatcagagctatttgatgcattggctgtgcttatggcggaagttaatccggcggatcagggcgttcacaacgcggagattgcaaaggtgaaggaacagatcacccaggctaaGGCAGATTTGGCAGCTGAGTACACCaagatggccacagagcgggccgctttagacgcacaagcctacaggctcatgttggaccagagcgcgtcgcaggaagtcatgaggaggaagtaccgatcccgtttgcctccggttttcgaggtCAGAGAcctttttcaacactccaggagcaggaaccggcaatccgctggaggaaAACCGGGCGGAAGCtgctgggaccggtgcaccggttcagcctcgtcagatggacccgcctcatcaaaacaccatgatacctcaggctgttttaacacctccgggtcattactccaacccaatggacaatctcgtcgccACTGCTGCACggttggaggccattccaattgaaggtgactcgccgcaggcaggagaaacgcgacgggtcaaggagcttctgaggacagccttggtccaacaggaagcatactcgtacagccgcgaccagaTCCACTCAACCCCCCGTCCAAGTCGGAGCTATagtagacatatggatgaaccggcagtgtcgagtaatgagcgacgtggagcaccccgtggcaacaacccggcgggtggtgctaataacactcaggaagtggtggaccgggcccgagtgcgcagggaggccgagttagcggcacagcatcaggctcggcagctcacaccggtccgtccaactatctcgatcgaacctggtgttacttctagctctttgggggtgccttgccttgtccccgctttacgcaatgtgcgcctacccaaggatttcaaaggcccgcgcaaagtaccaaattacacggcggatcaacctccagagacatgggtggagagctatgagatggccatggagatgcttgatgtggatgacgcggcgtatgcgaaatacttcaccatgatgcttgaaggaacggcccgtacttggttaaaaagcttgccggctaattttatcagttcatgggcccaattacgagcccggtttatcagcaatttcaaggatacatgtaaacagcctatatcgatagtggacttagctgcctgcgtccaggaggaaggaaaatcgacgactcattgggtgcgccgggtttcacaagtgttgcattcatcagaccgcatcaacgctgacaccgctgtattaaccctagaaggcaactgccggtttgggcccctaaagctgaagctgggatggatgaagcgtcattgcactgacatggaaACCCTCAtagctgctttggtaaagtatgctgattctgatagtaccaaggatcc
This window harbors:
- the LOC119358263 gene encoding putative serine/threonine-protein kinase-like protein CCR3, which encodes MAGLELVVVAVPAAAVARLVFVLISDITKAAEKARENKEPAKVAYVGSTSTHAAAHFTSAEIAVLTGNYGHVLSEDSSGTVYKGRLHDGQEVAVKSLKNHGSQREGAFVAEIEILRNLRHNHIVRLVGWCTEDDERMFVYQYQHTSNGTLRDHLTPGGSGGSCSASPVTSSWKARLQALLGAAGAIDHLHRFAVPGIIHRNVSSSSILLDKSCVPCLSDFGAAILQVPTTGGQHVGDVVGKVGYTDPEYCRTRCVSPASDVYSFGVVILEVLTGRPPSWEGKDPNTLVGFAVPAIESRNLRSVLDRRPSPEPTPRQMEALELVAYTATRCLWQQDRPFMANVVINLHTALGFIDGDKPKELQWS